One Amphiprion ocellaris isolate individual 3 ecotype Okinawa chromosome 5, ASM2253959v1, whole genome shotgun sequence genomic region harbors:
- the arf3b gene encoding ADP-ribosylation factor 3b isoform X1: MGNIFGNLLKSLIGKKEMRILMVGLDAAGKTTILYKLKLGEIVTTIPTIGFNVETVEYKNISFTVWDVGGQDKIRPLWRHYFQNTQGLIFVVDSNDRERVNEAREELMRMLAEDELRDAVLLVFANKQDLPNAMNAAEITDKLGLHSLRHRNWYIQATCATSGDGLYEGLDWLANQLKNKK; this comes from the exons ATGGggaacatttttgggaatttgcTGAAAAGCCTCATAGGAAAGAAGGAGATGAGGATTCTGATGGTGGGGCTGGACGCAGCTGGAAAAACGACAATCCTCTATAAGCTCAAACTGGGGGAAATAGTCACCACGATCCCAACAATTG GGTTTAATGTGGAGACGGTGGAGTACAAGAACATCAGCTTCACTGTGTGGGACGTAGGTGGGCAGGACAAGATCCGTCCCCTCTGGAGACACTACTTTCAAAACACACAGG GTCTAATCTTTGTGGTGGACAGTAACGACAGAGAGCGTGTGAACGAAGCACGAGAGGAGCTGATGAGGATGCTGGCTGAGGATGAACTGAGAGATGCAGTGCTCCTTGTGTTTGCTAATAAACAG GACTTACCGAATGCCATGAATGCTGCTGAGATCACAGATAAGTTGGGCTTACACTCTCTGCGTCACCGTAACTGGTACATCCAGGCCACCTGCGCCACCAGCGGCGACGGCCTCTACGAGGGCCTTGATTGGCTGGCCAATCAACTcaagaacaaaaaataa
- the arf3b gene encoding ADP-ribosylation factor 3b isoform X2, whose amino-acid sequence MGNIFGNLLKSLIGKKEMRILMVGLDAAGKTTILYKLKLGEIVTTIPTIGFNVETVEYKNISFTVWDVGGQDKIRPLWRHYFQNTQGEQS is encoded by the exons ATGGggaacatttttgggaatttgcTGAAAAGCCTCATAGGAAAGAAGGAGATGAGGATTCTGATGGTGGGGCTGGACGCAGCTGGAAAAACGACAATCCTCTATAAGCTCAAACTGGGGGAAATAGTCACCACGATCCCAACAATTG GGTTTAATGTGGAGACGGTGGAGTACAAGAACATCAGCTTCACTGTGTGGGACGTAGGTGGGCAGGACAAGATCCGTCCCCTCTGGAGACACTACTTTCAAAACACACAGGGTGAGCAGAGCTAA
- the LOC111566632 gene encoding receptor tyrosine-protein kinase erbB-3-like, which yields MLMCVQSSLKMWMRMRMSGSMRKVQVVLCVLLPCALQLCGAETQGGGPVVCYGTKNGLSTTANSELEYNQTKERYTGCDIVIGNLEITMMDHTRDFSFLQSIKEVTGYILFALNVFSRLPLDHLRVIRGTTLYEDQYALAVMINYQRDGQHGLQELGLTHLTEILEGGVKIIQNKYLSYAPQVNWRDIVKDEKADIMIEDNGPKMPCDKACGDLPCWGPGNDTCQILTKTVCALQCNGRCFGTKPSDCCHSECAGGCTGPLDTDCFACRNFNNLGSCVPQCPQTLIYNKHTFKMEPNPNAKYQYGSLCVAQCPTNFVVDGSSCVSSCPSDKMEVEKNGVKICEPCGGLCPKACHGTGSPTSQTVDAHNIDSFINCTRIQGSLHFLVTGIEGDRFMGVPPLDPEKLKIFSTVREITGYLSIHSWPENMTDLSVFSNLQTIQGRTLYRGYSLLVMGSESLKSLGLRSLRKINDGDINIRGNKKLCYHNTVNWTRILSSSSRPQRRQKHIDVKENRPLNECVNDNHVCDPLCSSDGCWGPGPNQCVSCNKYSRGGTCVPDCMFLSGEKREFATPSGECMPCHPECKVQEGKQTCTGPGADQCVACAGLQDGPHCVSSCPEGVMGGEEVIFKYPNKQGHCEL from the exons ATGTTGATGTGCGTTCAAAGCAGCCTGAAGATGTGGATGAGGATGAGAATGAGCGGCTCCATGAGGAAGGTGCAGGTGGTGCTGTGCGTCCTGCTGCCGTGCGCTCTCCAACTGTGCGGCGCGGAGACACAAGGAGGTGGAC CGGTTGTTTGCTACGGCACCAAGAACGGTCTCAGCACGACCGCAAATTCAGAGCTGGAGTACAACCAGACGAAGGAGAGGTACACCGGCTGCGACATTGTGATCGGAAACCTGGAGATCACCATGATGGATCACACCAGAGACTTCAGCTTCCTGCAG TCCATTAAGGAGGTGACGGGCTACATCTTGTTTGCCCTCAATGTGTTCAGCCGCCTCCCTCTTGACCACCTGCGTGTCATCCGAGGCACCACGCTCTATGAGGACCAGTACGCCTTGGCTGTGATGATCAACTACCAGAGAGACGGACAACACGGTCTCCAGGAGCTGGGCCTGACACACCTTACAG AGATACTGGAGGGAGGAGTGAAGATCATCCAGAACAAGTACCTGAGCTACGCCCCGCAGGTGAACTGGCGGGATATAGTGAAGGATGAAAAAGCTGACATTATGATTGAGGACAACGGGCCGAAAA TGCCTTGTGACAAAGCATGTGGAGACTTGCCATGTTGGGGTCCAGGAAATGACACCTGCCAGATCT TGACAAAGACTGTGTGCGCCCTTCAGTGTAACGGCCGATGCTTTGGTACAAAACCGAGCGACTGCTGCCACAGTGAGTGTGCTGGAGGCTGCACTGGACCCCTGGATACAGACTGCTTT GCTTGCAGGAACTTCAACAACTTGGGCTCCTGTGTGCCCCAGTGTCCCCAGACTCTGATCTACAACAAACATACCTTCAAAATGGAACCCAACCCCAATGCAAAGTACCAGTACGGCTCTCTTTGTGTGGCCCAGTGTCCCA cAAACTTTGTGGTGGATGGCAGCTCATGTGTGAGCAGCTGCCCGTCTGATAAAATGGAAGTGGAGAAAAACGGAGTGAAAATATGTGAGCCCTGTGGAGGCCTCTGTCCCAAAG CTTGTCATGGCACAGGAAGTCCAACCAGCCAAACCGTCGATGCTCATAACATAGACAGTTTCATAAACTGCACCAGGATCCAGGGCAGTCTTCACTTCCTGGTGACCGGGATAGAAGG cgATCGTTTCATGGGAGTACCACCCCTCGAcccagaaaaactgaaaatcttcaGTACTGTGCGGGAAATCACAG GATACCTCAGTATCCATTCGTGGCCTGAAAACATGACGGACCTGTCAGTCTTCTCCAACCTCCAAACAATTCAAGGCAGAACATTATATAG GGGCTACTCTCTTCTAGTGATGGGGAGCGAATCTCTGAAGTCTCTGGGTTTGCGCTCGCTGCGAAAGATAAATGACGGCGACATCAATATCAGAGGAAACAAGAAGCTCTGCTACCATAACACTGTCAACTGGACACGAATCCTAAGCAGCAGCTCCCGTCCACAGAGACGGCAGAAGCACATCGATGTGAAGGAGAACCGACCTTTAAATGAGTGCG TGAATGACAACCACGTGTGCGACCCCCTGTGCTCCTCTGATGGCTGCTGGGGTCCCGGACCAAACCAGTGTGTCTCCTGTAACAAGTACAGCAGGGGAGGAACATGTGTTCCAGACTGCATGTTCTTATCTGG GGAGAAGAGGGAGTTTGCTACTCCATCAGGGGAGTGTATGCCCTGTCACCCTGAGTGTAAAGTCCAGGAGGGGAAGCAGACTTGCACAGGCCCG